Proteins found in one Miscanthus floridulus cultivar M001 chromosome 4, ASM1932011v1, whole genome shotgun sequence genomic segment:
- the LOC136550559 gene encoding xylose isomerase — protein sequence MKGSERLLLLLLLVASSSLLSAVIAAQQTCPADIDSKCDGGFSDDWEGEFFPGVPKIKYEGPTSKNPLAYKWYNKEEVILGKKMKDWMRFSVAFWHTFRGTGADPFGAPTKVWPWEDGTNSLAMAKRRMRAHFEFMEKLGVDKWCFHDRDIAPDGKTLEETNANLDEIVELAKQLQGETNIKPLWGTAQLFMHPRYMHGAATSPEVKVYAYAAAQVKKALEVTHYLGGENYVFWGGREGYQTLLNTDMKRELDHLANFLQAAVDYKKKIGFNGTLLIEPKPQEPTKHQYDWDVATTFAFLQKYGLTGEFKINVECNHATLSGHSCHHELETARINGLLGNIDANTGDPQVGWDTDQFMTDIAEATLVMSSVVKNGGLAPGGFNFDAKLRRESTDVEDMFLAHISGMDTLARGLRNVAKLIEDGSLDDLVRKRYQSFDREIGALIEAGKGDFETLEKKVLEWGEPTVPSGKQELAEILFQSAL from the exons ATGAAGGGCTCAGAgcgtttgctgctgctgctgctgctggtggcatcATCGTCGTTACTGTCCGCCGTG ATTGCTGCGCAGCAGACTTGCCCTGCCGACATCGACAGCAAATGCGATGGCGGCTTCTCTGATGATTGGGAGGGGGAGTTCTTCCCCGGCGTCCCGAAAATCAAGTATGAG GGTCCAACCAGCAAGAACCCTCTTGCTTATAAGTGGTATAATAAGGAGGAAGTGATTCTCGGGAAGAAGATGAAG GATTGGATGCGCTTCAGTGTTGCATTCTGGCACACATTCCGTGGTACTGGCGCCGATCCTTTTGGTGCCCCTACAAAGGTTTGGCCTTGGGAGGATGGCACCAATTCATTGGCCATGGCTAAGAGAAGAA TGAGAGCTCACTTTGAGTTCATGGAGAAGCTGGGAGTTGACAAATGGTGCTTCCATGATAGGGATATTGCCCCGGATGGGAAAACTCTTGAA GAAACAAATGCTAACTTGGATGAGATAGTTGAGCTGGCAAAGCAGCTCCAG GGTGAGACCAATATCAAGCCATTGTGGGGTACCGCACAGCTCTTTATGCATCCACGTTACATGCATGGAGCTGCTACTAG CCCAGAGGTTAAAGTATATGCTTATGCGGCTGCACAAGTTAAGAAAGCTTTGGAG GTCACTCACTACCTAGGTGGTGAAAACTATGTGTTTTGGGGTGGAAGAGAGGGTTACCAAACTCTTCTGAATACTGATATGAAGAGAGAACTTGACCATCTG GCTAACTTTCTTCAAGCTGCTGTTGACTACAAGAAGAAGATCGGATTCAACG GAACACTGTTGATAGAGCCTAAACCGCAGGAACCTACAAAACACCA GTATGACTGGGATGTTGCAACTACGTTTGCTTTTCTACAGAAGTATGGTCTTACAG GAGAGTTCAAGATTAATGTTGAGTGCAACCATGCTACTCTATCTGGACATAG CTGCCATCATGAACTTGAGACTGCACGGATTAATGGGCTGCTTGGAAATATTGATGCAAACACTGGTGATCCTCAAGTTG GTTGGGACACAGATCAGTTCATGACAGACATTGCAGAGGCTACCTTGGTTATGTCGAGTGTAGTTAAGAAT GGTGGACTTGCACCTGGTGGTTTCAACTTTGATGCCAAATT GCGGAGGGAAAGTACTGATGTTGAGGACATGTTTCTTGCTCATATCTCCGGAATGGACACCCTGGCTCGTGGCCTCCGCAACGTTGCCAAGCTGATTGAG GATGGTTCCCTAGATGATCTTGTCCGCAAGAGGTACCAGAGCTTTGACAGGGAGATTGGCGCCTTGATTGAG GCTGGGAAAGGAGACTTTGAGACGCTAGAAAAGAAGGTTCTAGAGTGGGGTGAGCCCACTGTTCCATCCGGCAAGCAG GAACTGGCGGAGATTCTGTTCCAGTCTGCTCTATAG
- the LOC136550558 gene encoding LOW QUALITY PROTEIN: DNA polymerase zeta catalytic subunit (The sequence of the model RefSeq protein was modified relative to this genomic sequence to represent the inferred CDS: inserted 1 base in 1 codon): protein MSSSQSPEPCTPGTPSPILSVRIVSLDYYMAPPLPGFGFSRSPFHGDGVEEVPVVRIYGSTPAGQKTCLHIHRVLPYFYIPCPEELLDNLEKGDSYITGLLSDLEKALQARGPSKRKHVHGCNLVRAKKLYGYHSSEELFMKIYLYYPHEVSRAASLVLSGAVSNRAFQPYESHIPYLLHFLVDYNLYGMGHIHVKDFKFRPPLPDDFHPKSSLRRKAQSDNAEIKSPTVWISSTVSHSSIMGSSAPSHHLGGTNLSFAIRQSSSMLEADSRVEGILNEKYKMYTSLSQTTEDTKMVQSLVAIWEELERLRLLEETKSTYLGRPLREEVLKDFLHGIKYESALSVLFSQEGPHHKVSTIEESERLERCLKSLTDIIGTVTFSQDDYCGNFDVGNSADVQNDKPNASLCSGSLEQNMQIISPERNSDYPVSSSVPLRTLSQLSDEGEKHVDAEALGLLSWLASSQAAEEPTTDDELINEVILSPLFAKKSIEVALESAHLDFDSASQQECQDILDSVDPVRAAEEPNIHTSYLDSVKSNSAASLGNTIPQVDGSSDENPKVSQEYDRSKVTRKAVVLPSYTSTKNPSKSASKRAGTEHLWGSLPLSRKKRQHGDADDSCSAMPSQKDLSASNKSTIDKDYHDTIGSTDTESSSXLGVHDSVCHSVRDLMRRRRSFRREQLEFGCSGAATCTMDKESETVNSGGLKFHDFTSDIPNLALTRMAFLQKPPLKNDACSGLESPSGCEQRGSEKLGVADLLPFFNQSMEENKQNESFQHMESSDFTGGVLGVPTHFQNDGSAQYLLTHALSPPSAGAVGHWLTQQSSSSIFSGYTNYDEGIPADKEEAHSSTLSRNSPTRFTKENSAKNIVVHGDVMESALSNKESKHLDEWHDFSQISAGNEKDKLTPLSQIGFRDPASIGGGQQLTILSMEVLTESRGELRPDPRFDAINAVSLAIEDDADNTVDLHVFIRDNNVKSHRRNLDCIAGCNVDVFPEEKDLLNNLISAVCSIDPDILVGWEIQLGSLGFLAERAAYLGIGLLKRISRTPPHELNHPPKIPVDNSSQVLSETSSADDIIDDVSENDWSHTHASGIHVGGRIVLNLWRLMRAEVKLNNYSLEAVADEVLRRKIPLIPGRILNRWFATGPGRGRHQCIEYVSNRARINLEIMNQLDLVNRTSELARVFGIDFFSVLSRGSQYRVESMLLRLAHTQNYLAISPGNQQVASQPAMECLPLVMEPESAFYPDPVIVLDFQSLYPSMIIAYNLCYSTCLDLKNQLLLTPNGVLYVQPEIRKGVLPRLLEEILSTRIMVKQAMKKLSPSQQVLHRIFNARQLALKLIANVTYGYTAAGFSGRMPCAELADSIVQCGRRTLETAISFVNQHPLWKARVVYGDTDSMFVLLKGRSREEAFRIGKEIASSITAMNPDPVTLKFEKVYQPCFLLTKKRYVGYSYESPEQNEPIFDAKGIETVRRDTCPAVAKILERSIRTMFEEQDLTKVRTYLERQWTRILSGKVSIQDFIFAKEVRLGTYSARASTLPPAAIVATKAMLSDPRAEPRYGERVPYVVIHGEPGARLADMVIDPYGLLEVGSPYRLNEQYYITKQIIPALQRVFGLLGADLNKWFNEMPRPIRPTLAKRQSAAGHGSFSRDGSFIRLGLNNKALGKGGRIDTYYMSSHCSICGDIIQGSETFCNNCLKNEAVVATIVAGRTSKLEREIQHLAAICGHCGGADWIVESGVKCISLACPVFYERRKVQRELGVVSESAGEAGYYPFCCAELF, encoded by the exons ATGTCGTCCTCGCAGTCGCCGGAGCCCTGCACGCCGGGGACGCCCTCCCCGATCCTCAGCGTCCGCATCGTCTCGCTCGACTACTACATGGCGCCGCCCCTCCCGGGCTTCGGCTTCTCCCGCAGCCCCTTCCACG GAGACGGCGTGGAGGAGGTGCCGGTGGTCAGGATCTACGGCTCCACCCCCGCGGGCCAGAAGACTTGCCTCCACATCCACCGG GTGCTGCCATATTTTTATATACCTTGTCCGGAGGAGCTACTCGATAATCTAGAAAAAg GTGATTCATATATAACTGGTCTCTTGAGTGACCTTGAGAAAGCTTTGCAG GCTCGCGGTCCATCAAAACGGAAGCATGTGCATGGATGTAACCTTGTTAGAGCAAAGAAGTTGTACGGCTACCATTCGTCCGAGGAGCTTTTTATGAAGATCTATCT ATATTACCCTCATGAAGTTTCTCGAGCTGCTTCCCTTGTGTTG AGTGGTGCTGTTTCTAATAGAGCATTTCAGCCTTATGAATCTCACATTCCATATCTTCTTCACTTTTTG GTTGACTACAACTTGTATGGAATGGGACATATACATGTCAAAGACTTCAAGTTTCGTCCTCCATTGCCAGATGATTTTCATCCTAAGTCATCTCTTCGCAGGAAG GCACAGTCAGATAATGCAGAAATAAAAAGTCCAACAGTTTGGATATCTTCAACAGTGTCACATTCTTCTATCATGGGCAGTTCTGCCCCTTCGCATCACTTGGGAGGAACCAATTTGAGCTTCGCTATTCGACAGAGTTCTTCAATGCTTGAAGCTGATTCAAGAGTAGAAG GTATCCTAAATGAGAAATATAAGATGTACACTTCTCTTTCTCAAACAACAGAAGATACAAAAATGGTTCAGTCACTTGTAGCAATTTGGGAG GAACTGGAACGATTAAGACTGTTGGAGGAAACAAAATCTACTTATCTGGGTAGACCTTTAAGGGAAGAAGTTCTTAAAGATTTTCTTCATGGTATTAAGTATGAGAGTGCCCTTTCTGTGTTATTTTCACAAGAAGGGCCACATCACAAAGTTTCTACCATAGAAGAGTCTGAAAGGCTAGAAAGGTGCTTGAAATCATTGACTGATATTATTGGGACTGTTACATTCTCACAGGATGACTACTGTGGTAATTTTGATGTTGGTAATTCTGCTGATGTACAAAATGACAAACCCAATGCAAGTCTTTGCTCAGGGTCATTAGAACAAAACATGCAGATTATATCTCCAGAGAGAAATAGTGACTATCCCGTGTCCTCATCTGTACCCCTAAGAACACTATCTCAGTTATCTGATGAAGGTGAAAAG CATGTGGATGCTGAAGCTCTTGGACTTTTAAGCTGGTTGGCCTCTTCACAAGCTGCAGAGGAACCAACAACTGACGATGAATTAATTAATGAAGTCATCCTCAGCCCTTTATTTGCCAAGAAGTCCATTGAAGTTGCTTTGGAGTCTGCTCACTTGGATTTTGATAGCGCTTCTCAGCAGGAGTGTCAGGATATTCTTGATTCAGTTGACCCCGTCAGGGCAGCAGAAGAACCAAACATACATACATCTTACCTCGATTCTGTGAAGTCCAATTCTGCTGCTTCGCTGGGCAATACTATTCCTCAGGTTGATGGGTCATCTGATGAGAACCCAAAAGTCTCCCAGGAATATGATAGAAGTAAGGTCACTAGGAAAGCAGTAGTATTGCCAAGTTACACATCTACTAAGAATCCTTCAAAATCAGCCAGTAAGCGTGCAGGAACTGAACATCTCTGGGGTTCTTTGCCTCTTTCCAGAAAAAAGCGGCAACATGGAGATGCTGATGATTCATGCAGTGCAATGCCATCACAGAAGGACTTAAGTGCATCTAACAAGAGTACAATTGATAAGGACTATCATGATACCATAGGCAGCACTGACACAGAATCTTCTA TTTTAGGTGTACATGATTCAGTTTGTCATTCTGTGAGGGATTTGATGAGGCGGAGGAGATCTTTTCGTCGAGAGCAGTTGGAGTTTGGTTGTTCTGGAGCTGCAACATGCACCATGGATAAAGAGAGTGAAACTGTGAATTCTGGGGGAttgaagtttcatgatttcacaAGTGATATCCCAAACTTAGCACTGACACGGATGGCATTTCTTCAGAAGCCTCCATTGAAGAATGATGCGTGTTCTGGTTTGGAGAGCCCTTCAGGCTGTGAGCAACGTGGAT CTGAAAAATTGGGAGTAGCTGATCTCCTTCCATTTTTCAATCAGAGTATGGAGGAGAATAAGCAGAATGAATCATTTCAACATATGGAAAGCAGTGACTTTACAGGGGGTGTATTGGGTGTCCCAACTCATTTCCAAAATGATGGATCAGCCCAATATTTGCTGACACATGCACTTTCACCGCCATCTGCAGGAGCTGTGGGCCATTGGCTAACCCAACAATCTAGTTCCAGTATTTTCTCGG GTTATACCAACTATGATGAGGGAATCCCAGCTGATAAGGAAGAGGCACACAGTTCTACTTTATCACGGAATTCTCCTACCAGATTTACTAAGGAGAATTCTGCAAAAAATATTGTTGTGCACGGAGATGTGATGGAATCAGCTCTATCTAACAAAGAAAGCAAACATTTGGACGAATGGCATGATTTTTCTCAGATATCAGCTGGAAATGAGAAGGATAAGCTCACTCCTCTCAGTCAAATTGGATTTCGTGACCCTGCTAGTATCGGCGGTGGACAACAACTGACTATACTTAGCATGGAG GTTTTAACAGAAAGCAGAGGAGAGCTGCGTCCTGATCCACGGTTTGATGCCATTAATGCTGTATCTTTGGCCATCGAAGATGATGCTGACAATACTGTTGACCTTCATGTGTTTATACGTGACAACAATGTCAAATCACATAGGAG AAATCTGGATTGTATTGCCGGCTGTAATGTAGACGTCTTCCCTGAAGAAAAGGACCTTTTGAACAATCTTATCAGTGCAGTATGTTCAATTGATCCAGATATCCTAGTTGGATGGGAGATTCAGTTAGGATCTTTAGGATTTCTTGCTGAAAGAGCTGCTTATCTGGGTATAGGCTTACTGAAAAGAATTTCAAGAACACCACCGCATGAGTTGAATCATCCACCTAAGATTCCAGTTGATAACTCTAGTCAGGTGCTTTCTGAAACATCTTCTGCTGAtgatattattgatgatgtcagtgAGAATGATTGGAGCCATACTCATGCGAGTGGTATACATGTTGGTGGAAGAATTGTGCTTAATTTATGGCGTCTCATGCGTGCAGAAGTTAAGCTTAATAATTACTCCCTTGAAGCTGTAGCTGATGAAGTACTGAGGCGAAAGATACCACTGATACCAGGCAGGATATTGAACCGATGGTTTGCAACAGGTCCTGGACGAGGAAGACACCAATGCATAGAATACGTTAGCAATAGAGCTAGAATCAACCTTGAAATAATGAATCAATTGGACCTG GTGAATCGAACATCTGAACTTGCTCGTGTATTTGGTATTgatttcttttctgttctttctCGAGGGTCTCAGTATCGTGTTGAATCTATGCTCCTGAGATTGGCTCATACACAGAACTACCTTGCAATTTCCCCTGGAAATCAACAG GTTGCTTCTCAGCCAGCCATGGAGTGCTTGCCGCTTGTAATGGAACCAGAGTCGGCCTTCTACCCTGATCCAGTTATTGTATTGGATTTTCAGTCCCTCTATCCTTCGATGATAATAGCATATAACCTATGTTATTCTACATGCTTGG ATCTGAAAAATCAGCTGCTGCTTACTCCAAATGGGGTCCTGTATGTTCAACCTGAG ATAAGAAAAGGTGTACTTCCTCGCCTTCTAGAGGAGATATTGTCAACGAGAATTATGGTGAAACAAGCAATGAAAAAGTTGAGTCCATCACAGCAAGTTCTTCACAGG ATATTCAATGCACGGCAGCTTGCTTTGAAGCTGATAGCTAATGTAACATATGGCTACACAGCTGCTGGATTCAGTGGTCGGATGCCTTGTGCAGAGCTTGCAGACAGCATTGTTCAATGTGGCCGTAGAACACTTGAAACAGCAATATCATTTGTCAACCAGCATCCTTTGTGGAAAGCTAGGGTCGTGTATGGTGATACTGACAG TATGTTTGTTCTCCTAAAAGGGCGTTCTAGGGAAGAAGCATTCAGAATAGGAAAGGAGATCGCCTCATCAATAACTGCAATGAATCCTGATCCAGTCACATTGAAGTTTGAGAAAGTGTATCAGCCATGCTTTCTTCTTACAAAGAAGAGATATGTTGGCTATAGCTACGAGAGTCCTGAACAGAATGAGCCAATCTTTGATGCGAAGGGGATAGAAACAGTTCGGAGAGATACATGCCCAGCAGTTGCAAAGATTTTGGAACGGTCTATCAGAACAATGTTTGAAGAACAGGATTTGACCAAA GTCAGGACATATTTGGAGCGTCAGTGGACACGCATATTATCAGGAAAAGTGTctattcaagatttcatttttgcGAAGGAGGTCCGTTTAGGTACTTACAGTGCTAGGGCTTCCACTCTGCCCCCTGCAGCAATTGTTGCAACAAAAGCTATGTTATCTGACCCAAGGGCAGAGCCTCGGTATGGAGAGAGAGTGCCATATGTTGTAATCCATGGGGAACCAGGGGCTCGTCTTGCCGACATGGTTATTGATCCTTATGGCCTGCTAGAAGTTGGCTCCCCTTATAGATTAAATGAACAATATTACATAACTAAGCAGATTATCCCTGCACTACAGCGTGTTTTTGGACTTCTTGGTGCTGACCTGAATAAGTGGTTTAATGAGATGCCTCGCCCCATACGACCAACTCTTGCGAAACGCCAGTCTGCTGCTGGTCATGGTTCATTTTCTCGTGATGGCAGTTTCATCCGATTAGGATTGAATAATAAAGCCTTAGGCAAAGGAGGCAGAATAGATACATACTACATGTCAAGCCACTGTTCAATTTGTGGTGATATAATtcaaggatcagagaccttctgcAACAATTGCTTGAAAAACGAAGCTGTTGTTGCCACAATAGTTGCTGGCAGAACTTCAAAGTTGGAGCGAGAAATCCAACATCTCGCTGCT ATATGTGGCCACTGTGGCGGTGCAGACTGGATTGTTGAAAGTGGCGTCAAGTGTATTTCCCTGGCATGCCCAGTCTTCTATGAACGGAGGAAAGTTCAGAGGGAGCTGGGAGTCGTCTCAGAATCTGCAGGAGAAGCTGGGTATTACCCTTTCTGCTGCGCTGAACTCTTTTGA